In a single window of the Phocoena sinus isolate mPhoSin1 chromosome 7, mPhoSin1.pri, whole genome shotgun sequence genome:
- the TM4SF20 gene encoding LOW QUALITY PROTEIN: transmembrane 4 L6 family member 20 (The sequence of the model RefSeq protein was modified relative to this genomic sequence to represent the inferred CDS: inserted 1 base in 1 codon), protein MTCCEGWTACXVLLLLGATLNAIPLIVNLVEEDQTLKNPISRFEWLFPGITGAGLMVIPATTMSLAARKRARCNNKTGMFLSSLLNVITVTGAAYCLTVSIQALAEGPLICNSQGNRTSSCEFSFKNLTAIHPEPFDLQWFFDDSCVSPMDFNNPSINITTASNWRTYSLHFNSIENNHRVSHVSVFLGLLLVGILETLFGLSQTLIGFLGCLCGGVSKRRNRIV, encoded by the exons ATGACCTGCTGTGAAGGATGGACAGCCT AGGTTCTACTTCTGTTGGGAGCAACTCTCAATGCAATACCTCTAATTGTCAACTTAGTGGAGGAAGaccaaactttaaaaaacccCATCTCTCGCTTTGAATGGTTGTTCCCTGGGATTACTGGAGCAGGTTTGATG GTCATTCCAGCAACAACGATGTCCTTAGCAGCGAGGAAAAGAGCACGCTGCAATAACAAAACCGGG atgtttctttCATCACTTCTGAATGTGATCACAGTCACTGGAGCTGCATACTGCCTGACGGTGTCCATCCAGGCTCTCGCGGAGGGCCCTCTCATTTGTAACTCTCAAGGCAACAGAACTTCCAGTtgtgaattttcatttaaaaacttaac tGCCATTCATCCAGAACCCTTCGATCTGCAGTGGTTCTTTGACGACTCTTGTGTTTCTCCTATGGATTTCAATAATCCCTCCATCAACATCACAACAGCCAGTAACTGGAGAACATACAGCTTACACTTCAATTCTATAGAAAACAATCATAGGGTTAGCCATGTCTCAGTATTTTTAGGTCTACTGCTTGTGGGCATTCTTGAGACCCTGTTTGGGCTCAGTCAGACACTCATCGGCTTCCTTGGCTGTCTGTGTGGAGGAGTCTCTAAGCGAAGAAACCGAATTGTGtag